TCGCGCCGGTGGCCGCCCTGATCCTGCTGTTCGCCGACGGCAACGGTCCGCTCCGGTTCGCCGCGGTCCTGGCCATCGCCGCGGTGGTGCTGATCGGTCTGTCCATCGCGCTGCGGGCCGACGGCGGCACCCGGTCGTCCGGTGCCGAGGTGCAGGACGAGTTGGCGCAGCTCCGACGCGAGTTGCGTAGTGAGATCGTCGCCGCCGCCCAGCGGGGCAATCAGGCGTTGGACCAGTCCCAGCGGGCCGAGGAACAGGTCACCGCGTTACGGCGGCGGCTGGACGCGGCCACGGCCGTGATCGCCGCTCCCGACGGTGGCCCGCCGGTCGCCGACGAACGGGCCGGCGGGGCGGGCCGGGCCCGGATTCCGGCCGTCGAGCCGGAGCCGGAGGCCCCGGTCGGTCGTCGCCGGGCGGTCGCCGAGGAGGCCCCGGCGGACTGGGAACGGCCGGAGGCCGCCGAGCCCGCCGTGGCGGGCCGGAGCCGGGTCGCCGCCGACCCGGAGGCTGTCGCGCCGGCCGCCCGTCGGCACGCCCCGGAGCGCCCGGCCACCGGCCGGACCGGCGTGTACGGCGCGTCCACCCGGGAGCGTGGCACGGTGCCGTCGGCGGCCGGCTCGGCGGCGCGTCCCCTCGGGGTGGTGCGGCACACCGAGACCGTGCACGTCACCACCCGGCACACCGTCGTCGACGGGGCCGATCCGGCGGGCGGTGGCTACGGCGGGTACGCCGGCCGGTGGGCGGCCGGCTCGCCAGAGTCCTCCTGGACCGGCGGGGAGCCGGAGCGCTCCTGGTCGGGCCAGGTGGAGTCGGACGACCGGGGTTGGTCGACTCCGCCGGACGAGCGTGCCCGGCCGGCCCGCCCGGCGGCCCGCGACGAGCGGGCCTGGCCCGCCGCCGACCCGTCCTGGCGGGCGCCGGACGCCGACGGGCACTGGCGGGCGCAGGCCACTGACGCGCCGCCCTGGCGGGCGTCAGCCGCCGATCCCTCCCGCGGTGGTTCGACCGACGTCGGCCCTTCCCGGGGCGGGCGGGTCGACGACCGGCCGGAGCCGGCCCCGTCGGAGCGTCCCCCGGTCGGCGGGGAGACCGACGGCTGGCTCGGCGGCCGGGCCGGATGGACCGCCAGCGCCGAGCCGCCCTCGCGTACGGGATGGGCCGGGGACCGTGCCGAGCCGTCCCCGCATGCGGTCCGCGCCGGTGACCGGTGGGCCGAGGTCCGCGACGACGGGCACGCCCGGGAGCTGCGGGTCGGGGAGCGTCAGGCGGAGGTGCGTGCCGACGGTGCCGGCTACCACTACGCCGACCGCTGGGCCTCGGTCCGGCGAGAGGACCCGCACCGGGACGCGCCGCACCGGGACGCGCCGCACCGGGACGCGCCGCACCGAGACACGCCGGAGCGGGGCGGCGAACAGTGGGGTGCGGGCCGCCCGGCGCGGGACGAGCGTCCGGCGCTGCCGGCCGGTGGCGTTCCGGTACCGCAGCAGTGGCGGGAGGCGTCCCGTGGTCAGCGGCCCGCCGAGCAGTGGCCCGACCGGCCCGCCGAGCAGTGGCCCGCCCCGCCCACCGGTGAGTGGCCCGCCCCGCCGGCCGAGGAGTGGCCGGCGCGCACCGCCCAGGCCACCCCGCACCGGTCGGCGCGTGAGCCGGCCCAGGAGTGGCCGGCCCCGGCCGGGCAGCCGGCGGCGGAGCGGTCCGCGCGGGTGGCCCCGCCGACGCCGGACTGGCCCGCGCAGGCCGATGGTCAGCGGTGGGGAGGGCAGCCGACCGAGTCGCGGCGGGACCGGGCGCCGGTGGTGTCCTGGCGTACCCCGGAGCCGGAGCCGGATGACCGTCGGCAGTGGGACGGCGAGCAACGCTACGGCTATCCGCCGCAGGACGACGCCCCGCGCGCCGGTGGCCACTGGCGCTGACCGGTCGGCGGACCCGCGCCGCGCGGGATCCGGCGGTTCACTTGTCGATGTCGCCGACCACGAAGAACATCGAGCCGAGAATGGCGATCAGGTCGGGGACCAGGCAGCCGGGGAGCAGGGTGGCCAGCGCCTGCACGTTGGCGTACGACGCGGTGCGCAGCTTGAGCCGCCACGGCGTCTTCTCCCCCCGTGACACCAGGTAGTAGCCGTTGATCCCGAGCGGGTTCTCCGTCCAGGCGTAGGTGTGCCCCTCGGGGGCCTTGACCACCTTGGGCAGCCGGGTGTTCACCGGCCCGGTGAGCCGGTCCACCCGGTCGAGGCACTGATCGGCGAGGTCGAGCGAGGCGTACACCTGGTCGAGCAGCACCTCGAAGCGGGCGTGGCAGTCCCCGGCGGTGCGGGTGACCACCGGCACGTCGAGCTGGTCGTACGCCAGGTAGGGCTCGTCGCGGCGCAGGTCCAGGTCGAGTCCGGAGGCGCGGGCGACCGGCCCGGACGCCCCGAACGCGGCGGCGTCGGCGGCCGACAGCACCCCCACCCCGACGGTGCGGGCCAGGAAGATCTCGTTGCGTCGGATCAGGTTGTCCAGGTCGGGCATCCGGCGGCGTACCTCGGCGATGGCGGCGCGGGCCCGGCCGGTCCAGCCGGCGGGGACCTCCTCCTTGAGCCCGCCGACCCGGTTGAACATGTAGTGGATCCGGCCGCCGGAGACCTCCTCCATGACCGCCTGGATGGTCTCCCGCTCCCGGAACGCATAGAAGACCGGGGTGATCGCGCCGATCTCCAGCGGATAGGAGCCGAGGAACATCAGGTGGTTGAGCACCCGGTTCAGCTCGGCCAGCGCCATCCGCAGCCAGGTGGCCCGCTCGGGCACCTCCATGCCCATCAGCCGTTCCACGGCGAGCACCACGCCCAGCTCGTTGGAGAACGCCGACAGCCAGTCGTGCCGGTTGGCCAGCACGATGATCTGCCGGTAGTCGCGGACCTCGAACAGTTTCTCCGCGCCGCGGTGCATGTACCCGACGATCGGCTCGGCGGCGACCACCCGTTCCCCGTCGAGCACCAGCTTCAGCCGCAGCACGCCGTGCGTCGAGGGGTGCTGCGGGCCGATGTTGAGCACCATGTCGGTGCCGAGCTGCTCCCCGCCGGCCCCGGTGCCGACGGTCAGCTCGCGCAGTTCACCGGTGTCCGTGGTCATGCCGGTCATCGTGCCATGAGGGGGGCGACGGCGACGCCGACCGGCTGGAGCAGCCAGTGGTGCCCGCCGAGTCCGGCCGGGTCGGTCAGCTCGGCCACCGCCGACGCGGTGGCCAGCGCCCGCAGGTATCCGGCCGGGTCGGTGCCGGCCAGGCTCAGCGGCGGTCGGCCGCCGTCGGCCCCGAGCGCCCGCAGCGCCTCCCGCTGCGACACCAGGGTGTACGCACACCCGGCGACCCCGGCCCCGGCGGCGGCGACCGCGTCCACGGCGACGTGCGCGGTGATGTCACACGACCCGTCCGGCACCGGCGGCACCTGTCGTCCACCCCGGTACCCGGTCAACGTGCCGTCCACCGGCCGCGCCTGCCGCAGGTGCCCGTAGTCCACGGCCAGCGCCAGCCCCCGTGCCACCCGTCGTACGGCGTCCGCCCACGCCTCGTCCCGGCTCCGTCCGATCTCCACCCGGCCGACCGGGAGGTCCGGGTCGTCCGGTGTCCCCCCGGCCGTCGGGGGGTCGGGCCACCACCGGGCCAGCCAGGCGGCGTCCTGGCCGGTGACCCGGGGGCCGACGGACTCGACGCCGGTGCCGGGGTCCACCAGGCGGTAGCGGTGGGTGGACGTGGTGGCACCGGGGGCGGGGGCGGCCAGGTCCAGCGGGACGTTGTCGAGCCACTCGGTGGCGACGAGCAGACCGGTCAGCGGGTCCGGGAGCGTCGTCGTCCAGGCGACGTGCGGTGGGAGGGTCGGGGGGCGGGGGGCCAGTTCGACGGCGGTGAGGCGGAGACGCCGGACCAGCGGCACCGGCCCCGGG
Above is a window of Micromonospora rifamycinica DNA encoding:
- a CDS encoding NADH-quinone oxidoreductase subunit D, whose translation is MTGMTTDTGELRELTVGTGAGGEQLGTDMVLNIGPQHPSTHGVLRLKLVLDGERVVAAEPIVGYMHRGAEKLFEVRDYRQIIVLANRHDWLSAFSNELGVVLAVERLMGMEVPERATWLRMALAELNRVLNHLMFLGSYPLEIGAITPVFYAFRERETIQAVMEEVSGGRIHYMFNRVGGLKEEVPAGWTGRARAAIAEVRRRMPDLDNLIRRNEIFLARTVGVGVLSAADAAAFGASGPVARASGLDLDLRRDEPYLAYDQLDVPVVTRTAGDCHARFEVLLDQVYASLDLADQCLDRVDRLTGPVNTRLPKVVKAPEGHTYAWTENPLGINGYYLVSRGEKTPWRLKLRTASYANVQALATLLPGCLVPDLIAILGSMFFVVGDIDK
- a CDS encoding SAM-dependent methyltransferase, which codes for MHAALYGPDGFFVSGAGPADHFRTSVHASPAFAAAVHRLVSRLDAALGFPTPFDVVDVGAGRGELLHTLATLVHTGPAGPGPVPLVRRLRLTAVELAPRPPTLPPHVAWTTTLPDPLTGLLVATEWLDNVPLDLAAPAPGATTSTHRYRLVDPGTGVESVGPRVTGQDAAWLARWWPDPPTAGGTPDDPDLPVGRVEIGRSRDEAWADAVRRVARGLALAVDYGHLRQARPVDGTLTGYRGGRQVPPVPDGSCDITAHVAVDAVAAAGAGVAGCAYTLVSQREALRALGADGGRPPLSLAGTDPAGYLRALATASAVAELTDPAGLGGHHWLLQPVGVAVAPLMAR